Proteins encoded together in one uncultured Desulfosarcina sp. window:
- the carB gene encoding carbamoyl-phosphate synthase large subunit: MPKRTDIHKILIIGAGPIIIGQACEFDYSGTQACKALKEEGYEVVLVNSNPATIMTDPETADRTYIEPVTPEAVAKIIEKERPDALLPTLGGQTGLNTAVEVARMGVLDQFGVELIGACLDAIEKAESRDRFREAMNRIGLRIPNSGIANTMEQAREIADTIGFPLIVRPSYTLGGTGGGVAYNPEDLENIAKAGLDASLTSQVMLEESVLGWKEYELEVMRDHGDNVVIICSIENMDPMGVHTGDSITVAPAQTLTDREYQVMRDASLAIMREIGVDTGGSNVQFAINPVNGDMIVVEMNPRVSRSSALASKATGFPIAKIAAKLAVGYTLDEIANDITGETLASFEPTLDYCVVKIPRWTFEKFPETQDLLTTSMKSVGETMAIGRTFKEAFQKGLRSLEIGRFGFGADGKDRLEADGAPPTMEEIEQKLAIPNSQRIFYLRHAFQAGMSIEDIYRITAIDPWFLFQLEQIYQLELELTQAGETTAQCSGEPEPAAFVLDGDLFARAKEFGFSDVQIAHLTGSTEKAVERSRKAMGLRPVYKLVDTCAAEFRAATPYYYSTYETECEARVSDRKKVMILGGGPNRIGQGIEFDYCCVHASFALREEGVESIMVNSNPETVSTDYDTSDKLYFEPLTREDVLHIVEKEKPDGVIVQFGGQTPLNLSTPLQQEGVPILGTQPESIDRAEDRELFQAMLKKLDLKQPANGTALSIKEALAIADDIGYPVIVRPSFVLGGRAMKIVYDPRDMENFTRLAILASPGHPVLIDKFLEAAVEVDVDAICDGATTIIGGIMEHIEAAGVHSGDSACVLPPYSIEAEMIEQIKAATKAMAAELNVVGLMNVQYAIKAGELYVIEVNPRASRTIPFVSKATGVPLAKLATKIMLGKTLAELGLTAEVVPTHLSVKEAVLPFDRFPDVDTLLGPEMKSTGEVMGIGTDFGLAYAKAQLGANQKLPLSGTVFISVGDEDKAAILPVARQFADMGFTLLATDGTWSRLDANGIPAQRINKVSQGRPHAADAIKNGRIQLIVNTGTGQAPRRDGYTIRRAALKFKVPYATTTAGALAVCRAVAALREQPFVVKPIQDYHG, translated from the coding sequence ATGCCCAAACGCACGGACATCCACAAAATTCTGATCATCGGCGCCGGCCCGATCATTATCGGTCAGGCCTGCGAATTCGACTACTCCGGCACCCAGGCGTGCAAGGCGCTGAAAGAGGAAGGCTACGAGGTGGTGCTGGTCAATTCCAATCCGGCCACCATCATGACCGACCCGGAGACGGCCGACCGCACCTACATCGAGCCGGTCACGCCCGAAGCCGTGGCCAAGATCATCGAAAAAGAGCGCCCCGACGCCCTGCTGCCGACCCTCGGCGGACAGACCGGCTTGAACACCGCCGTGGAAGTGGCCCGGATGGGGGTGCTGGATCAGTTCGGCGTGGAACTGATCGGCGCTTGTCTGGACGCCATCGAAAAAGCCGAGTCCCGGGACCGCTTCCGGGAGGCCATGAACCGCATCGGCCTGCGTATTCCCAACAGCGGCATTGCCAACACCATGGAACAGGCCCGCGAAATCGCCGATACCATCGGCTTTCCGCTGATCGTTCGCCCCAGCTACACCCTGGGCGGAACCGGCGGCGGGGTGGCTTACAATCCCGAGGATCTCGAGAATATTGCCAAGGCCGGCCTGGACGCCAGCCTGACCAGCCAGGTGATGCTGGAAGAGTCTGTCCTGGGCTGGAAAGAGTACGAACTGGAGGTGATGCGCGATCACGGCGACAATGTGGTCATCATCTGTTCCATCGAAAATATGGACCCCATGGGGGTTCATACCGGCGATTCCATCACCGTGGCTCCGGCCCAGACCCTCACGGACAGAGAGTACCAGGTCATGCGGGACGCCTCTTTGGCCATCATGCGCGAGATTGGCGTGGATACCGGCGGTTCCAACGTGCAGTTTGCCATCAATCCGGTAAACGGCGACATGATCGTGGTGGAAATGAACCCCCGGGTGTCGCGCAGCAGCGCCCTGGCCTCCAAAGCCACCGGATTCCCCATTGCCAAGATTGCCGCCAAACTGGCCGTGGGCTATACCCTGGACGAGATCGCCAACGACATTACCGGCGAAACCCTGGCCTCCTTCGAGCCCACCCTGGACTACTGCGTGGTCAAGATTCCCCGCTGGACCTTCGAAAAGTTTCCCGAAACCCAGGACCTGTTGACCACCTCCATGAAGTCGGTGGGGGAAACCATGGCCATCGGCCGTACCTTTAAAGAGGCGTTTCAAAAGGGTTTGCGCTCGCTTGAGATCGGCCGCTTCGGTTTCGGAGCCGACGGCAAGGACCGCCTCGAGGCCGACGGCGCACCGCCCACCATGGAAGAGATCGAACAGAAGCTGGCCATCCCCAACTCCCAGCGGATCTTCTACCTGCGACATGCCTTCCAGGCCGGGATGTCCATCGAGGACATTTATCGGATTACGGCCATCGACCCCTGGTTTCTCTTTCAACTGGAGCAGATTTATCAGTTGGAGCTGGAATTGACGCAGGCGGGAGAAACGACGGCCCAATGCAGTGGAGAACCGGAGCCTGCCGCCTTTGTCCTCGACGGCGACCTTTTTGCGCGGGCCAAGGAATTCGGCTTCTCCGACGTCCAGATCGCCCATTTGACCGGCAGCACGGAAAAGGCGGTGGAACGGTCGCGCAAGGCCATGGGGCTGCGGCCGGTGTACAAGCTGGTGGACACCTGTGCGGCCGAGTTCCGGGCTGCCACGCCCTACTACTACTCCACCTACGAAACCGAGTGCGAAGCCCGGGTGTCGGACCGCAAGAAGGTGATGATCCTGGGCGGCGGACCCAACCGCATCGGCCAGGGCATCGAATTCGACTACTGCTGTGTGCATGCCTCCTTTGCCTTAAGGGAAGAGGGCGTGGAGAGCATCATGGTCAACAGCAACCCCGAAACGGTCAGCACCGACTATGACACCTCGGACAAACTCTACTTCGAGCCGCTGACCCGTGAAGATGTGCTGCACATCGTCGAAAAGGAGAAGCCCGACGGGGTCATCGTGCAGTTCGGCGGCCAGACCCCGCTTAATCTCTCCACCCCGTTGCAGCAGGAGGGGGTTCCCATTCTGGGCACCCAGCCGGAGAGCATCGACCGGGCCGAGGACCGGGAGCTGTTCCAGGCCATGCTGAAAAAGCTCGATCTCAAACAGCCGGCCAACGGCACGGCCCTTTCCATTAAAGAAGCCCTTGCCATCGCCGATGACATCGGCTATCCGGTAATTGTGCGCCCCTCTTTCGTGCTGGGCGGCCGGGCCATGAAGATTGTTTACGATCCCCGAGATATGGAAAATTTCACCCGGCTGGCGATCCTGGCCTCTCCGGGGCACCCGGTGCTCATCGACAAATTCCTGGAAGCTGCCGTGGAGGTGGACGTGGATGCCATCTGCGACGGAGCGACCACGATTATCGGCGGCATCATGGAGCACATCGAGGCGGCCGGCGTTCATAGCGGGGACTCGGCCTGCGTGCTGCCGCCCTACAGCATCGAAGCTGAAATGATCGAACAGATCAAGGCGGCCACCAAGGCCATGGCGGCCGAACTGAACGTCGTGGGCCTGATGAACGTGCAATACGCCATCAAGGCCGGCGAGCTTTACGTGATCGAGGTCAACCCTCGGGCATCCCGGACGATTCCTTTTGTGAGCAAGGCCACCGGCGTTCCTCTGGCCAAACTGGCCACCAAGATCATGCTGGGCAAAACCCTGGCCGAGCTGGGACTCACCGCCGAGGTGGTGCCCACCCACCTTTCGGTGAAAGAGGCCGTGCTGCCTTTCGACCGGTTTCCCGACGTGGATACCCTGCTGGGACCGGAAATGAAATCCACCGGCGAGGTCATGGGCATCGGCACCGATTTCGGCTTGGCCTATGCCAAGGCCCAGTTGGGGGCGAATCAGAAGCTGCCCCTTTCCGGAACGGTTTTCATCAGTGTGGGCGATGAGGACAAGGCCGCCATCCTGCCCGTGGCCCGGCAATTCGCCGATATGGGCTTTACGCTTCTGGCCACCGACGGCACCTGGTCCCGACTGGATGCCAACGGGATCCCGGCCCAGCGGATCAACAAAGTCTCCCAGGGCCGGCCCCATGCGGCCGATGCCATCAAGAACGGCCGCATTCAGCTGATCGTCAACACCGGCACCGGCCAGGCGCCGCGCCGGGACGGCTACACCATCCGGCGGGCGGCGCTCAAATTCAAAGTTCCCTATGCCACGACAACCGCCGGTGCCCTGGCGGTCTGTCGGGCGGTGGCCGCCCTGAGGGAACAACCCTTTGTCGTGAAACCCATTCAGGACTATCACGGATAG
- the carA gene encoding glutamine-hydrolyzing carbamoyl-phosphate synthase small subunit, whose amino-acid sequence MKALLALEDGRTFPCRSFTGPGEASGEVVFNTSMTGYQEVLTDPSYSGQMVTMTYPLVGNYGVNPEDVESARIQVAAFLVKEYQPFPSNFRSTQSLADYLSNQGVLGVEGLDTRALTRHIRNGGAMRAIISTTDLDAASLTRRANAIPSMEGLDLARDVTTETAYRWQDGRPEFLAADDTLDAGIWRQREDRPSVVAIDFGLKYNIARCLEKAGFEVVVVPAATEAGTIMAMAPDGLFLSNGPGDPEPVTYGIETTRELLGRLPIFGICLGNQILGLALGGRTYKLKFGHRGANQPVKNLATGKVEITSQNHGFAVDMKSLSADDVEVTHINLNDNTVEGIRHRRLPAFAVQYHPEASPGPHDAAYLFDQFRTMMKTN is encoded by the coding sequence ATGAAGGCCTTATTAGCACTTGAAGACGGACGCACCTTTCCCTGCCGGTCTTTCACCGGCCCGGGCGAAGCCAGCGGAGAGGTGGTGTTCAATACCAGCATGACCGGCTACCAGGAGGTGCTCACCGATCCGTCCTACAGCGGCCAGATGGTCACCATGACCTATCCGCTGGTCGGCAATTACGGGGTCAATCCCGAGGATGTGGAGTCCGCACGCATTCAGGTGGCCGCTTTTCTGGTCAAGGAATACCAGCCCTTTCCCAGCAATTTCCGGTCGACGCAATCGTTGGCCGATTATCTGAGCAATCAGGGCGTCCTGGGCGTCGAAGGCCTGGATACCCGTGCCCTGACCCGCCACATCCGCAACGGCGGAGCCATGCGCGCCATCATATCCACAACGGATCTGGATGCCGCGTCTTTAACCAGACGGGCCAATGCGATTCCCAGCATGGAAGGCCTGGACCTGGCCAGGGATGTGACCACGGAAACCGCCTACCGGTGGCAGGACGGCCGGCCTGAATTCCTGGCAGCCGATGACACCCTGGATGCCGGCATCTGGCGGCAGCGGGAGGACCGTCCGTCGGTGGTGGCCATCGATTTCGGTCTCAAGTACAACATTGCCCGCTGCCTGGAAAAAGCGGGCTTCGAAGTGGTGGTGGTTCCGGCTGCGACCGAGGCCGGTACGATCATGGCCATGGCACCGGACGGCCTTTTCCTGTCTAACGGTCCCGGAGATCCGGAACCGGTGACCTACGGGATCGAAACCACCCGGGAGCTGTTGGGTCGGCTGCCCATTTTCGGCATCTGCCTGGGCAACCAGATCCTGGGCCTGGCCCTGGGCGGACGGACCTACAAATTGAAATTCGGCCACCGGGGGGCCAACCAGCCGGTCAAGAACCTGGCCACGGGCAAGGTGGAAATCACCTCCCAGAATCACGGTTTCGCGGTGGACATGAAGAGCCTGTCCGCCGATGATGTCGAGGTGACCCACATCAACCTGAACGACAACACCGTTGAAGGCATCCGGCATCGGCGGCTGCCCGCGTTCGCCGTCCAGTATCATCCGGAGGCGTCGCCGGGGCCGCATGACGCTGCCTATTTGTTCGACCAGTTCAGAACCATGATGAAAACGAACTGA